TGATGATAAGACGGTGAGGCTGTGGAGCGTGTACGGTGGAGAAGCGTTGCATACGCTTGAAGGGCATAGTGGTCGGGTGAAGAGTGTGAATTTCTGGGCTCCAAACGGCGAGCTCCTGGCGTCGGGGAGTACAGATGAGACCGTGAAGCTATGGAGGGTGGAAAACAGGGAAGTATTGCATACGCTCAAAGGGCATAGTAATGAGGTACTTAGTGTAAATTTTTCGGCAGACGGTGAATTTCTAGTGTCGGGGTGTCGTGACAAAACACTGGAGCTGTGGAAAGTGAAAAGCGGAGAAAGGTTACGTAAGATTGACGACGGGCATAGTGACAAAGTGAGTAGCGTGAATTTCTCACTGCCAGAGGGCAACAATACCCTGGCGTCAGGGAGCAGAGATGGGACAGTGAAGCTGTGGAACGTGGGAAGTCAAAATGAGTTGCGTACGCTTAAAGGACATAGTTGGGCGGTAACCAGTGTGAGTTTTTCACCGCCAAATGGCGAGCTCCTGGCGGCGGGGGGATGGGATGGGAGCGTGAAGCTGTGGGACGTGGAAACCGGAGAGGTGTTGCCATATATGTTTGAAGGGCATAGTGATGAGGTGACTAGTGTAGATTTTTCGCCGCCCGAAGGTCAGTTCCTGGCGTCGGGGAGCATGGATGGGACGGTGAAGCTGTGGAGCGTGGAACACGGAATTGGGTTACGTACGCTTAGAGGGCATCGTGATGGGGTGTTGAGCGTGAGATTTTCACCAGACGGTGGACTTATAGCGTCAGGGAGCCGTGATAAGACAGTGAGGCTTTGGAGAGTAGAAAGCGGAGAAGCGTTGCGTACGTTTAAAGGTTTTGTTGGGAGGATCGATTCAATAGTTTGGCAAGAATCTCATGATAGAGGCATTAAAATGCTGGTGGCGGGCGGAAGAGGTCGCGCGGTCCATATTTGGAAAATAAAGCCCATAATAAGCATAGACAATGATCGGGAGGTTAGCTTACATTGGGTCTCATCTCAAAACGAACTGACCTTAACCGATATGTTTATTCAAGGCGCCCAGAGTTTAAGTCTAATGAATAAAAGCCTACTTAGGGAAAGGGGCGCGCGTGGTAATCCTGCCGAAACATCGGGGGAGCGCGGGTCCGGTACTAGTGACTGGTGAGTAGCTTTTTTTGGGGGGACTAATATACCTAAAAACAATTCGTCCAATCAAACTAAAGGACTATACGAGCCGCAAGCTTGTCTAGCATTTGTTAACTTTGAACAGGATGTGGGTTCGCGATAGGGTGTTCAAGCAAGTAGCGATGAGGTGGCAGAAGGTCAGTCAGAAGGTTAAGCTAAATCGCAGGTATATCAGTTTGAAGTTTAAGAAGTGGCTTGGCAAACTAGAAGCAACTCATATGTACCATTATGCTACCAGTGTCTGGAGTTGGGAGTTCTACTAAGACGCACGGTTTTGTCGACAATCAGAATGACTACACGCAAAGGGGTAAAGAGTATCTAGAAGGGGCTCGTCGGAAGCTGCAAGATGAAAAATTTCTTAGCGCTCAAGAATTATTTATCAAAGCAGAATACGCTTTTAAAAAAATTGATCCCTCTAAAAGGAATATTGAGGTTGACGGATATCTAGCCCAAGCCTATCTGGAGCGTGGTGATCTGTTACGAAGGATGGGGCTATTCGAAAAAGCGCGTGCTTGTTATGAAGCGGCCAGAGAGTTCGGTCCAGATGCAGCATCCCAAAAACTGCAGGCATTGAATGTTCCTAAGGCGCAAAGTTCTCTTCAAAAATCCACATCCCAAAGCGTCGTCGCATCGTTAAGCAGCCTAGGAATACCCATATCCTCCCAGTTCGACGTACTTCATTTTAAACATAACCCGCCACCGGCTGATACTGAGCATTATGAGGTTGTCACGGATCCGAACGACATCAAAAATACTCACCATCTGGCGCAATGCTTGCAAACTCTCAAGCCATCTGCAGCGCAAGAATTAAACAAATTAGCATTTAATATATTAGAAGTCTTTGGGAAAAGAGAGCCTAAAAATTTAGATGTATGGCGTGAAGTTATTCCGTTAGCGGCAACGCCGGATCCAGAGAAATTCCGCTATTTGCTCGGCGAAGTCTATAAAGTACTGTCTGAAAATCCCTTGGATTTATCGGCACTCCAAAGTCTGGCCGTAATAATTCATAACCTGCCGCCTGAACCGCTATCTAAGCGCAGTGCAAGAGATTTAGTTAAACTGTTGCAAGCTTTGACAGAGCGTTTACGTAGCCAACATCGGGAAGGCAACATACAGCAATTTCAGCCACTACTGCAAATTACTTCACAGATCTTAGATGCTATGGCCAAAGTTGGGGCCACCAGCATTAACCGTACACAAGTGCAAGAGCCGCTGGATAAAATCTTATCGGAGTTAATGAAAACCCCAGCGTTGCGCTTTCAAGCCTATTATGCGCGTCAAGCGCTAGCGCATATTCCCAATGAGGGGAGTGACACCAGCCGCTGGCAAGAAGTGTGGGATCGGAGCGTAAGAGTGGTTTTAGGGGCAGCTACCTTAGCCAGTGCGGTGCGGACTTTAGACCAGAATGAATTGCTAGAAGCTTTTGACCATTTTAGCGAGGTATTTTCTGGTGCAGAGCAGGCTGTGAAGCGTTTAGCCGAGCTAGCTGATGAAATGAAAGACTTTGGCTCAGGTGTGCAAGAAGCGGGCACAGCCATCCGTGAGAGGCTAACAAAAAGCAGGCCAGATCGCTGGTATGCAGCACTGCAATTTCTGGATACTTGCTTAGAAGAAGGGCAGTTTATCCAATTTGAGCAGTTTGCGCGGCAAAGCCCATTTAGGAGTAACGAAGCTTTCTTATTGGGCCTGTGCCAACGCTTAGAACAAATAGTTCGCACTCAAAAAGAGGAAGCGATTCAAGGAGCGGCAATTCAATTCTTAGGTGAATTTCTGCAAAATGAGAATCAACTGTGGGGGCAATATGAGCGCATGCGGCAAGCAGTACGTCATGTCTTAGGTCGGCTAGAAAATGTCAAGGGTTTGCCTGATCAGATACGAAAGCAAGCCAAAGTGATATTGGAGCAGTTGCCACCCAGTGCACAGCAGGCCGGTATGGAAAGTGAAGTGGACTGCTATGTTGTACCTGTGTGGGACCCTGCCTGGCAGCAAGTCAGCACCCAGTCGCTATATAAGGCACGGAATGATGACCGCCGTCTAACTCAAAATGTCGCCTTGCAAGAACATCGAGTTGATATGCTACCAAATATCTCAAGCCAAAGCCCTCAACCTTCCGTAACTTCGTATTTGCCTCAATTGGCTTCGGCTTTCTTTGATACGGCGGCGCGAATCCATTCAGCTAATAGGGTTTATGACACAGCAAGCTCTGTTATGCTGCAAATCAGCTCTGGGGTGGCTAGTATCCCAATCCATGGCTCCTCGCATGACATCACCGTGAATTACCACTCAACGCCTGAAGATGCCAACTTGTTAGCAGAAATCCTGAGGCCACTGCAAAGCACGGCCTGGCAACCGAATACCGCCCCGTTAGCCAGTCTGGATATTAAGACGTTGCAAAAAAAGTATTTAGAGGGCCTGCAGAAAGATAACGAAATTAAAGATGCGTTGGCGATCTATGTTGCGCCGGAGTGCACTTCAATTACGAATACAAAAGAGCGCTTTAGCCTGGAAGAGAAGGTGAGAGACTTCTTAGCTTCAAAAGAAAAGAAAGTGCTACTTTTGTTGGGCGTAGCGGGTTCTGGCAAATCAACGTTTAATCGGCACCTTGCTTGCCGCCTATGGGATGACTATAACAAAGCAGAGTCATCGCAGGAGTGTCCTATTCCCTTATTCATTCCGCTATCCACCTTGAAAAATTCGGGTGAAAATCTGATTGCGGAATATCTGAAAGAGCAAGGCTTGTCGGCAGCCCAGATAGAGGTTTTGCGTATGTCACGGCACTTTATCTTTATTCTAGACAGTTATGATGAGATTGTGCCGCGCTCGCGTGCCTTCTACTCGGATAATGGGTTAGATCGGTGGCAAGCGCACGTGATTATTAGCAGCCGGCCAGAATATTTAGGATCTAATTATCAATACATGTTCCATCCGCCCGGCGAGCGCACTGCCCTCCAGGAATATCAATTGGCCCCATTTTCGGGCGAAACGATAAAACAATATGTCGATCAATATAAAAAAGCCCATCCAGAAGGGTCGTGGAGTGCTGAACAGTATAAAGAAGCATTAAAGCATGGAGACTTAAAAGAGCTGGTTGGCAATCCATTTTTGCTCAAAATAACGTTGAGCGTTTTGCCTGAATTGAGTAAGGCGCTTAAAGAGAAAGATCAGCATTTTACTCGGCTTGCCCTTTATGACCAGTTTGTGAAGAGCTGGTTTGAGCGCTCTGAAGATCGCTTAAGGCGGATTCAATTAAAGGAAGACGAGCGCAAAGCATTTAATCGCTTAAGTGAAGAGGGCTTTGGCGAGCATAGCGTTGCTTTTAGTAAGCGCTTCGCAGTAGCGATGTACCAGGCTCAGGCAGTGGCGGTGACCTATTTGGCGGCAAACCGCTCTGAGAGTCAGAATTGGGAACCTTTTTTGGGCAGTGATAATGAAGAGACGCGATTGCTCCGTTTTAATGCGCCTTTAAGCCGCCAAGGTAATCAGTATCGGTTTATCCATAAAACCTTACAAGACTATTTTGTGGCCCGTGCGCTGTGGGAGGAGATGAGAGAGCAGTTAGATTTGTCCAATGAACTGAGCGTAGTGAGAAATCTGCGTCCGCTATGGGAAGGGCTCGGAGATCTTGTTAAGTTGGAGCCATCGGCTTTGTTCAACCAACTGAACGTAGTGGAAGATCCCGCGGTGCTGAGCTTTTTAGCAGAGCGGGTGCGGCAGGAGGGCGGGTTGATAAAGCCGCTCTTAGGTTGGGTGAAGGCGTCGAAGGCGCAAGATGGCATTGAAAAAGCCGCAGCGAACGCGCTGACAATCCTAGTTAAAGCCGGTGGACAGTTTAATGGATTGGACTTAAGAAAAATCAAAGTGCCAGGAGCAGATTTACGTTATGGGATATTTGATTCTGCACAGTTGCAAGGTGCAGATTTAAGCCAAGTGAAATTCCGAGGCGCGTGGTTGCGTAAGGCAAATCTCGAAGGAGCAAATCTAAAAGAGGTTAAATTTGGAGAGCTGCCTAGTTTAGAGGTGGGTAGATGGGTTAATGACTGTTGTTATTCCTCCGATGGGCGCTGGTTGGCTGTTGGTACGGGCACGGGGAAGGATGGTGATGGCGCGATTCGACTGTATCAAATTGAGAAATTAGAGCTGGTACAGGTGAATACGTTTGAAGAACCTAAGAGTTGGGTGAATAGTGTGACTTTTTCGCCGAAAAAAGGCGAAGGTGAGGTTCTAGCGTCGGGGAGTGGTGACGGGATGGTGAGGCTATGGAACGTGGGCAGCGGAGTAAACTTGAAGGAGCTTAATCATGGTGGGAGTGTGAATAGTGTGAGTTTTTCGCGCAACGGCGAGATGCTAGCGTCGGGAAGTACTGATGGGACGGTGAAGTTGTGGAGCATGAAAAGCGGAAAAGAGTTCGGAAACGCGTTGCATACAATACTTGAAAGTCATTACAAGGGGGTGAATAGTGTGACTTTTTCGCTCGAAGGCAAGAAGATCCTAGCCTCGGGGGGTACTGATGGGACGGTAAAACTGTGGAGCATGGAAGATGGAGAAGAGTTTGGAAAAGCGTTGGCTTTAAAAGTGCATCATGGGATAGTGAATAGTGTGAGTTTTTCGCCCGACGGTACGATCCTAGCGTCGGGGGGTGCTGACAAAACAGTGAAGCTGTGGAAAATAGAAGTGTTGCCTAGGCTAGAAAAAGAGCCAGAAGAGCCGCGTACGCTTCGGGGGCATAATAATGAGGTAAGGAGTGTGACTTTTTCGCCCGACGGCAAGATCCTGGCGTCAGGGGGAGCTGATTGGATGGTGAATCTGTGGAACGTGGAAAGCGGAGAAGTATTGTATACATTTGAAGGGCATACCAGTTTGGTGAATAGTGTGAATTTTTCACCCAACAGCGATTTCCTGGCGTCGGGGGGACCAGATAAGATGGTAAGACTGTGGCGAGTGGAAGGCAGTGAAGAATTGCATGCGCTTGAAGGGCATCGTGGTCCGGTGCATAGTGTGGACCTTTCGCCCAATGGCGAGATCCTAGCGTCGGGGGGTAGTGATAAGACAGTGAAGCTATGGAGCGTAGAAAGCGGAGAAATGTTACAGACGCTTGAAGGGCATAGTGATCAGGTCACTAGTGTGAGTTTTTCCCCAGATGACAGATTTCTAGCGTCGGGGAGTTGGGATGGGGCGGTGAAGATGTGGCAACGGAGCGTGGAAAGCGGAGGAGCATGGGCTATATTGGATAGGCCGCTGCTTGTAGGGCATGAGGCTTCGGTGTGGAGTGTGAGATTTTCGTCAAATGGCAAGTTCGTGGCGTCGGGGAGTAATGATAAGATGGTGAGGCTATGGAACGTGCAAAGCGGACAAGAATTGCGTAAGTTTGTAGGACATAGTGAATGGGTGTCGAGTGTGATTTTTTCACCAGACAGTCAGTTCCTAGCGTCAGGGAGTTGGGATAAGACGGTGAAGCTGTGGAGCATAGAAAGCGGAGAAATTTTATATACGCTTGAAGGGCATAGTGATTGGGTGACGACTGTAAATTTTTCACCCGACAGTCAGTTCCTAGCGTCGGGGAGTGGTGATAAGACAGTGAAGCTGTGGAGGATGAGAAGCGGAGAAGGGTTATGTATATTGTATTATACGCTTCAAGGGCATTGTGATCAGGTCACTAGTGTAAATTTTTCACCAGACGGTGGGGTCCTAGCATCGGGAAGTAAGGATAATACAGTGAAGCTGTGGAGCGTAGAAAGCGGAGAAATGTTATATACGCTTGCAGGTTTTGTTGGGAAGATCA
The Mycoavidus cysteinexigens genome window above contains:
- a CDS encoding NACHT domain-containing protein, which produces MLPVSGVGSSTKTHGFVDNQNDYTQRGKEYLEGARRKLQDEKFLSAQELFIKAEYAFKKIDPSKRNIEVDGYLAQAYLERGDLLRRMGLFEKARACYEAAREFGPDAASQKLQALNVPKAQSSLQKSTSQSVVASLSSLGIPISSQFDVLHFKHNPPPADTEHYEVVTDPNDIKNTHHLAQCLQTLKPSAAQELNKLAFNILEVFGKREPKNLDVWREVIPLAATPDPEKFRYLLGEVYKVLSENPLDLSALQSLAVIIHNLPPEPLSKRSARDLVKLLQALTERLRSQHREGNIQQFQPLLQITSQILDAMAKVGATSINRTQVQEPLDKILSELMKTPALRFQAYYARQALAHIPNEGSDTSRWQEVWDRSVRVVLGAATLASAVRTLDQNELLEAFDHFSEVFSGAEQAVKRLAELADEMKDFGSGVQEAGTAIRERLTKSRPDRWYAALQFLDTCLEEGQFIQFEQFARQSPFRSNEAFLLGLCQRLEQIVRTQKEEAIQGAAIQFLGEFLQNENQLWGQYERMRQAVRHVLGRLENVKGLPDQIRKQAKVILEQLPPSAQQAGMESEVDCYVVPVWDPAWQQVSTQSLYKARNDDRRLTQNVALQEHRVDMLPNISSQSPQPSVTSYLPQLASAFFDTAARIHSANRVYDTASSVMLQISSGVASIPIHGSSHDITVNYHSTPEDANLLAEILRPLQSTAWQPNTAPLASLDIKTLQKKYLEGLQKDNEIKDALAIYVAPECTSITNTKERFSLEEKVRDFLASKEKKVLLLLGVAGSGKSTFNRHLACRLWDDYNKAESSQECPIPLFIPLSTLKNSGENLIAEYLKEQGLSAAQIEVLRMSRHFIFILDSYDEIVPRSRAFYSDNGLDRWQAHVIISSRPEYLGSNYQYMFHPPGERTALQEYQLAPFSGETIKQYVDQYKKAHPEGSWSAEQYKEALKHGDLKELVGNPFLLKITLSVLPELSKALKEKDQHFTRLALYDQFVKSWFERSEDRLRRIQLKEDERKAFNRLSEEGFGEHSVAFSKRFAVAMYQAQAVAVTYLAANRSESQNWEPFLGSDNEETRLLRFNAPLSRQGNQYRFIHKTLQDYFVARALWEEMREQLDLSNELSVVRNLRPLWEGLGDLVKLEPSALFNQLNVVEDPAVLSFLAERVRQEGGLIKPLLGWVKASKAQDGIEKAAANALTILVKAGGQFNGLDLRKIKVPGADLRYGIFDSAQLQGADLSQVKFRGAWLRKANLEGANLKEVKFGELPSLEVGRWVNDCCYSSDGRWLAVGTGTGKDGDGAIRLYQIEKLELVQVNTFEEPKSWVNSVTFSPKKGEGEVLASGSGDGMVRLWNVGSGVNLKELNHGGSVNSVSFSRNGEMLASGSTDGTVKLWSMKSGKEFGNALHTILESHYKGVNSVTFSLEGKKILASGGTDGTVKLWSMEDGEEFGKALALKVHHGIVNSVSFSPDGTILASGGADKTVKLWKIEVLPRLEKEPEEPRTLRGHNNEVRSVTFSPDGKILASGGADWMVNLWNVESGEVLYTFEGHTSLVNSVNFSPNSDFLASGGPDKMVRLWRVEGSEELHALEGHRGPVHSVDLSPNGEILASGGSDKTVKLWSVESGEMLQTLEGHSDQVTSVSFSPDDRFLASGSWDGAVKMWQRSVESGGAWAILDRPLLVGHEASVWSVRFSSNGKFVASGSNDKMVRLWNVQSGQELRKFVGHSEWVSSVIFSPDSQFLASGSWDKTVKLWSIESGEILYTLEGHSDWVTTVNFSPDSQFLASGSGDKTVKLWRMRSGEGLCILYYTLQGHCDQVTSVNFSPDGGVLASGSKDNTVKLWSVESGEMLYTLAGFVGKIKSIDWQNPSERRVKMKMAGNMGSAVHIWQIEREDKDWTVELGWTSSQNERVVAGMSIHGAQNLSLMDIRLLKQRGALGEPEANPLRLISR